From Synoicihabitans lomoniglobus, the proteins below share one genomic window:
- a CDS encoding glycosyltransferase, which yields MRNRLIYYCEFSIGGIARNSIEQATAIARRQVEVLFLCPNDWNPEIKTENLRVVSCLNPGPKHGQYPKIVSRIFNVQKILCNAIILSYYIWKNKANTVMFGCFSEYLAPVWVPMIKLFTKRDVVFGAMALDPVRDYVVGPLWWHRWSIATAYSLFGEIFLHKEIELDTVRPVSGQRVTVIPHGPYEYPPWPDALASTRKEWGIPNDAKVFISFGHLRTNKNLILIFEAMKELPENVFLLVVGSEAAPGQMTSSGYRNAARKAGVAERVRFIIRYVGDEEVNRFFGAADYAIMAYSKSFRSTSGILHIAAPLRLPVLVSCGDAPLGSMVENYHLGIRITPDSVDEIASGMYKLVSENFQGDWDRFEADFSYDENARIVIARMFD from the coding sequence ATGAGAAATCGATTAATATATTATTGTGAATTCTCAATCGGAGGTATTGCTCGAAACTCGATTGAGCAAGCAACCGCGATCGCGCGCAGGCAAGTGGAGGTCTTGTTCCTGTGCCCAAATGATTGGAATCCCGAGATCAAGACTGAAAATCTACGGGTAGTCTCCTGCCTCAATCCTGGACCGAAACATGGCCAATACCCGAAAATTGTCAGCCGAATATTCAACGTTCAAAAGATTCTTTGCAATGCAATTATACTTTCTTATTACATATGGAAAAATAAAGCGAACACAGTCATGTTTGGTTGTTTTTCCGAATATTTGGCTCCCGTCTGGGTTCCGATGATCAAGTTGTTTACCAAGCGAGATGTCGTTTTCGGTGCGATGGCGCTTGATCCAGTCAGAGATTATGTGGTGGGTCCGCTTTGGTGGCACCGATGGTCGATTGCCACGGCCTATTCCCTCTTCGGCGAGATATTTCTGCACAAGGAAATTGAGCTGGATACTGTTCGCCCGGTATCCGGACAACGGGTCACCGTCATTCCACATGGCCCCTACGAGTATCCGCCATGGCCGGATGCTTTAGCCAGCACTCGAAAAGAATGGGGGATACCGAACGATGCCAAAGTTTTTATTTCATTCGGCCATCTTAGAACCAATAAGAACCTGATTCTGATTTTTGAGGCGATGAAAGAACTCCCTGAGAATGTTTTTTTGTTAGTTGTCGGCAGTGAGGCAGCGCCTGGTCAAATGACTTCGAGCGGTTATCGAAACGCCGCCAGAAAAGCTGGAGTTGCTGAACGGGTTCGCTTTATCATACGCTATGTGGGAGACGAAGAGGTCAATAGGTTTTTTGGCGCCGCAGACTATGCAATAATGGCCTACTCAAAGTCCTTCCGCTCAACAAGTGGTATTCTACATATCGCTGCTCCATTACGCTTGCCCGTGCTGGTATCATGTGGTGATGCTCCGCTCGGATCAATGGTCGAAAACTACCACCTTGGCATTCGAATCACGCCTGATTCCGTCGATGAAATTGCCTCTGGCATGTACAAACTAGTCAGCGAGAATTTTCAGGGCGACTGGGATCGTTTTGAAGCAGACTTTAGTTACGACGAAAACGCTCGAATTGTTATCGCCAGAATGTTCGATTAA
- a CDS encoding glycosyltransferase family 4 protein, with the protein MHTKDSRVDDAGRAADWLCLQLGSREHYAIPRVLAKQERLAGLLTDTWIPRWVAPAVRRFHPSLGQRRHDGISDQHVRAATCGRLVQDVRYRLRRLDPWDSILARNDWFQAWTVRQLATWRQAADASVCFSYSYTARLPFREAKRRGMQCVLGQIDPGPLESVVVAESTADYAGWALPGAAEPPARYWDAWREEVELADLILVNSSWSADLLARAGVSLNKIAEVPLAHEGGQRAARPRRCLPATGRASADSTRRTTSGEEERRPRMDGRDMVVLFLGQVILRKGVGQLFEAVRLLEGHPIRFVFAGPLGVQVPAWIRSNPQVEFTGPVDREEAARLYRSSDVFVLPTLSDGFALTQLEAQAHGLPVIASSSCGRVVNDGVNGLILAEVTPQAIAEALRRLAQEPELLERLQRNSRMDEAFSLNALGHKLSKIESRLKR; encoded by the coding sequence ATGCACACAAAAGATTCGAGGGTTGATGATGCTGGCAGGGCTGCTGATTGGCTTTGTCTTCAGTTGGGGTCGCGGGAGCACTATGCGATTCCGCGGGTTTTGGCGAAACAGGAACGCCTGGCCGGATTGCTCACGGATACGTGGATCCCGCGTTGGGTGGCACCGGCGGTTCGTCGGTTTCATCCGAGTTTAGGGCAGCGTCGACATGACGGGATATCCGATCAGCACGTGAGGGCCGCCACGTGCGGGCGTTTGGTACAGGACGTCCGCTATCGGCTGCGCCGACTGGATCCGTGGGACTCGATCCTGGCCCGCAACGACTGGTTTCAAGCTTGGACCGTGCGGCAGCTGGCTACGTGGCGGCAGGCAGCCGACGCGTCCGTGTGCTTTTCTTACAGCTACACCGCGCGGTTGCCATTTAGGGAGGCCAAGCGCCGGGGCATGCAGTGCGTCCTGGGGCAAATCGACCCGGGCCCCTTGGAGTCGGTCGTAGTCGCAGAATCGACGGCGGATTATGCGGGGTGGGCCTTGCCGGGGGCGGCGGAACCGCCGGCACGCTATTGGGACGCCTGGCGGGAAGAGGTCGAGTTAGCTGACTTGATTTTGGTCAACTCCTCTTGGTCGGCCGACCTGCTGGCCCGCGCCGGCGTCTCCCTGAATAAGATCGCCGAAGTGCCGCTGGCTCACGAAGGAGGGCAGCGAGCTGCCCGTCCTCGCCGATGCTTGCCTGCCACCGGTAGGGCTTCGGCGGATTCGACTCGACGTACCACGTCTGGCGAAGAGGAAAGACGACCGAGGATGGACGGGCGAGATATGGTCGTCCTCTTTCTTGGGCAGGTGATTCTGCGGAAGGGGGTAGGGCAGCTCTTCGAGGCGGTGCGGCTGTTGGAGGGCCACCCAATCCGGTTCGTTTTCGCGGGACCGCTGGGGGTGCAGGTCCCTGCGTGGATCCGGAGCAACCCCCAGGTCGAATTCACGGGACCAGTGGACCGTGAGGAAGCTGCGCGTCTATATCGTAGCAGTGACGTATTTGTTTTGCCGACGCTATCGGACGGTTTTGCCCTCACTCAACTCGAGGCGCAGGCACACGGATTGCCGGTGATCGCTTCAAGTTCCTGTGGACGTGTTGTTAACGATGGCGTGAATGGCTTGATTCTGGCAGAGGTGACGCCTCAGGCCATCGCTGAGGCCTTGCGACGGTTGGCTCAAGAACCCGAGTTGCTGGAACGCCTGCAACGTAACTCCCGGATGGACGAAGCCTTTTCGTTGAATGCGTTGGGCCACAAATTGAGTAAGATTGAAAGTCGCCTGAAACGGTAA
- a CDS encoding acyltransferase, with amino-acid sequence MDKRLLAGTVLTYAYNHWLSNCPSRRVRRAFLRCYLGDMRHGTGVQMGCKFLNARKVHLGERNVINFGCLFDGRKFVIRTGSDVSIGPEASILTLGHDPQSPDFADRGGDVIIGNRVWIGYRAIILPGVNIGEGAVVAAGSVVSRDVEPYSIVAGIPARYVKNRERNLVYLSSHNPWLI; translated from the coding sequence ATGGATAAACGACTTCTCGCCGGCACCGTCCTGACTTACGCCTACAACCATTGGCTGAGCAACTGCCCGTCGCGGCGGGTTCGCCGGGCGTTCCTTCGATGCTACCTGGGAGATATGAGACACGGAACTGGAGTGCAAATGGGCTGCAAGTTTCTCAATGCCCGGAAAGTCCATCTGGGCGAACGCAATGTGATCAACTTCGGCTGCCTGTTCGATGGTCGCAAATTCGTGATTCGCACCGGCAGTGATGTCTCCATCGGCCCCGAAGCCAGCATCCTCACCCTCGGCCACGACCCCCAATCCCCCGACTTCGCCGACCGAGGCGGCGACGTCATCATCGGAAACCGCGTCTGGATCGGCTATCGCGCGATCATCCTGCCCGGCGTCAACATCGGTGAGGGCGCCGTGGTGGCGGCGGGTTCAGTGGTTTCGCGTGATGTCGAGCCATACTCCATTGTTGCAGGAATTCCCGCACGGTATGTCAAAAACCGCGAGCGGAATCTAGTCTATCTTTCGTCTCATAACCCCTGGTTGATATAG
- a CDS encoding glycosyltransferase family 4 protein, with the protein MNKLSESLLDDSQGDQRLGKVCLVWDQFGPYHAARLQALQQVMGRDEVVGVQIADATSTYDWNAPTGLEVVTLFPGNVVEQTSAWAIFHRFRRFLIEHEIRVAFLPSYWPARSLALLLAGGISGVRLVMMNESHAGTAQASGWQRWIKRRLLGFFQAALVGGEPHRRHFITEGMRPESIFTGYDAVDNPYYADRTDVWRSKGRPAGLPRRYLLSLGRFVAKKNLSALIQAYAAAFVGALEPPALVMVGSGEEQLKLVELATQCGVSVVQAQEVDLEQDCVEARNGPVVYFYGFRQIQESALFYAFADIFVLPSLYEEWGLVVNEAMACGLPVLVSKSVGCAEDLVEFGGNGYTFDPANALELAEKLRLVCDDHELRERMGQRSRALVARWGCDNFARQAVKAARYACI; encoded by the coding sequence ATGAACAAATTATCGGAGTCACTGCTCGACGACAGTCAGGGCGATCAAAGATTGGGCAAGGTCTGCTTGGTATGGGATCAATTCGGCCCTTATCATGCCGCACGATTGCAGGCCTTGCAGCAGGTGATGGGGCGCGATGAGGTGGTGGGGGTGCAGATAGCCGATGCGACCTCTACGTACGATTGGAACGCGCCCACGGGCCTTGAAGTTGTGACCTTGTTTCCGGGCAACGTGGTGGAGCAGACGAGTGCTTGGGCCATCTTTCACCGGTTTCGGCGTTTTCTGATCGAACATGAAATCAGGGTGGCTTTTTTGCCCAGCTACTGGCCGGCGCGGAGTTTAGCTTTATTACTCGCCGGGGGGATATCCGGGGTGCGGTTGGTGATGATGAATGAGAGCCACGCGGGCACCGCGCAGGCTTCCGGTTGGCAGCGTTGGATCAAGCGACGGTTGTTGGGGTTTTTTCAAGCGGCCTTGGTGGGAGGCGAGCCTCACCGGCGACATTTCATAACGGAGGGCATGCGACCCGAGTCGATCTTTACGGGCTACGATGCCGTGGATAACCCCTATTATGCAGACCGTACCGACGTTTGGCGGTCGAAGGGCCGGCCGGCCGGGCTGCCGCGGCGCTACCTACTCAGCTTGGGGCGTTTTGTGGCTAAGAAAAACCTTTCCGCGCTCATCCAGGCCTACGCGGCCGCCTTTGTGGGAGCGCTGGAGCCACCCGCACTGGTGATGGTTGGCTCCGGTGAGGAGCAACTCAAACTGGTCGAGCTTGCGACGCAATGCGGAGTATCGGTGGTCCAAGCGCAGGAGGTCGATCTTGAGCAGGATTGCGTTGAAGCACGGAACGGCCCCGTGGTCTATTTTTATGGCTTTCGTCAAATCCAAGAGAGCGCTCTGTTCTATGCCTTCGCCGACATTTTTGTCCTGCCCAGTCTTTATGAAGAGTGGGGCTTGGTGGTAAACGAGGCCATGGCCTGCGGCTTGCCGGTCTTGGTCTCAAAGTCGGTGGGTTGCGCGGAGGATCTCGTCGAGTTTGGAGGCAATGGATATACGTTCGATCCCGCTAACGCTTTGGAACTCGCCGAAAAACTGCGTTTGGTATGCGACGACCATGAGTTGCGTGAACGCATGGGCCAACGCTCGCGCGCGCTCGTCGCACGCTGGGGCTGCGACAATTTTGCCCGGCAGGCAGTAAAGGCGGCGAGATATGCGTGTATATGA
- a CDS encoding acyltransferase family protein: MNASPVIDGFKYRPEIDGLRALAVLAVILFHAGLGLGGGYVGVDVFFVISGYLITSLILRELQIGKFRLIVFLERRLRRIMPAAVVAIFVTLVSGSFLLLPSDLEDLGYSAISQIIFSANIYFYKTTNYFAVASEEIPLLHTWSLAVEEQFYLIFPLVLMTTFKVAALRRRGPLLAIFCFGFLWSLAICVWGTQHYSTFTFFMLLTRAWELLLGAIVAVLPRLHARANFALVMDSMALVGLCAIVSACIVFNSNTPFPGIAALIPCVGAAVFIYATGHQTAPTLVSRVMSMRPLVFIGLISYSLYLLHWPLFAFTSYWTLNQAPLEIRLALVLIAFALAWLSYRYVETPFRRKSIGATRRELFKYAISGHLACLAIGVAAIMNVNYQSWLSPELLAIDSARIESRAVLANRTTLSDAKAGQLQRLGPPEPAPVSLLVWGDSLARVILPPILARAAANETAILSVWYSGSPPVRNYVPASEFSLGRDAPEFSEAVIASVKQKKIPNVLLAGWWSEYLRTAKTNGEKEAFLNSLLDTVKALRTEGAKVWLLQEVPHHQEDPLKALRIRKFLGPHYVAADWQATSQSHAKSCALLRENAARFAQAGATIIDASNYLFNNDQGVFKAEHNGLPLYYDRIHLTNGGAELIGDSFNVIFEKSISSTR, from the coding sequence ATGAACGCCAGCCCTGTTATCGACGGCTTTAAATATAGACCCGAAATTGATGGACTTCGTGCATTAGCTGTGCTTGCGGTCATTCTCTTTCATGCTGGCTTAGGATTAGGTGGTGGCTATGTGGGTGTAGACGTATTTTTTGTTATTTCTGGCTATTTAATCACCTCCCTTATTCTTAGGGAATTGCAGATCGGAAAATTTCGACTTATCGTCTTCTTGGAAAGGCGTTTAAGGCGCATTATGCCTGCTGCTGTAGTTGCTATTTTTGTTACGCTCGTTAGTGGGTCATTCCTACTACTGCCCTCGGATCTTGAAGACTTAGGTTATTCCGCGATAAGTCAGATCATCTTCAGCGCAAACATTTATTTTTATAAAACGACCAACTACTTTGCGGTAGCATCTGAGGAGATACCGCTCCTCCACACTTGGTCTCTCGCAGTTGAAGAGCAGTTCTATTTGATTTTTCCATTGGTTTTAATGACCACCTTCAAGGTTGCCGCGTTGCGTAGGAGAGGACCACTCTTGGCTATTTTTTGTTTTGGGTTCCTGTGGAGCTTGGCGATTTGTGTATGGGGAACCCAACACTATTCAACTTTTACGTTTTTTATGCTTCTTACAAGAGCCTGGGAGTTGCTGCTCGGCGCTATTGTTGCTGTTCTTCCACGCCTTCATGCCCGTGCTAATTTTGCGCTTGTCATGGATAGCATGGCCTTGGTGGGCTTGTGTGCCATTGTATCTGCTTGCATTGTTTTTAACTCAAACACGCCTTTTCCCGGAATCGCCGCACTCATACCGTGCGTAGGTGCAGCGGTGTTCATCTACGCTACTGGCCATCAGACGGCACCAACCCTAGTTTCGCGCGTCATGTCCATGCGCCCACTTGTTTTTATCGGGCTCATTTCTTACTCACTCTATCTTTTGCATTGGCCGTTGTTCGCTTTCACGTCTTACTGGACATTGAATCAGGCTCCTTTGGAAATTCGTCTAGCCCTCGTTTTGATTGCCTTCGCTTTGGCATGGTTGTCCTACCGTTATGTGGAAACACCATTTCGGCGGAAGAGTATAGGAGCTACGAGGCGTGAGCTATTTAAATATGCAATCAGCGGACACCTTGCGTGTTTAGCTATTGGAGTCGCGGCGATCATGAATGTAAATTACCAGAGCTGGCTGTCGCCAGAGCTTCTGGCAATCGACTCAGCAAGAATTGAGTCGAGAGCTGTTTTAGCCAACAGAACTACATTGTCTGATGCTAAAGCTGGTCAATTACAACGGTTGGGACCGCCCGAACCAGCGCCGGTATCCTTACTCGTTTGGGGCGATAGTTTGGCACGTGTAATCCTCCCTCCAATTCTGGCTCGGGCGGCTGCAAACGAAACCGCCATCCTGAGTGTCTGGTATTCTGGATCTCCTCCTGTGCGCAACTATGTGCCAGCCTCTGAATTTTCACTTGGTCGGGATGCTCCAGAGTTCTCCGAAGCTGTGATAGCGAGCGTCAAGCAAAAGAAGATTCCTAATGTTCTCTTAGCGGGATGGTGGAGCGAATACTTGCGCACGGCGAAAACAAATGGAGAAAAGGAGGCATTTCTAAATTCACTGCTTGATACAGTAAAAGCCCTGCGAACGGAAGGAGCTAAAGTATGGCTATTGCAGGAAGTGCCTCACCATCAAGAAGACCCGCTCAAAGCGCTACGCATTCGGAAGTTCCTCGGGCCGCATTATGTAGCGGCAGACTGGCAAGCAACGAGCCAATCCCACGCAAAATCGTGCGCTTTGTTGCGAGAAAACGCTGCACGCTTTGCGCAGGCCGGTGCCACAATAATTGATGCGTCCAATTATCTGTTCAATAATGATCAAGGCGTTTTCAAAGCTGAACACAATGGTCTTCCTCTTTACTATGATCGCATCCATTTAACGAACGGCGGAGCAGAACTAATTGGCGATTCATTCAACGTTATTTTCGAAAAGTCTATATCAAGTACCCGATAG
- a CDS encoding nucleotide sugar dehydrogenase codes for MKICIFGLGYVGSVTAACLTERGHHVIGVDPQLEKVNAINSGRSPIVEPFLEELLAAAKSAKRLSATSDVQSAIAATDVSIVCVGTPSLESGGLDLRFVRQVCREIADALIHKDTPHLLLLRSTMLPGSTRSLLESTLKPVFEKGNLELVFCPEFLREGSAVVDFRNPSLTVLGSMDGSEVPSAASLFGECQWLAWEGAELVKYACNYWHALKVGFANEVGRVSKRIGVDGRELMKIVCSDSVLNISKYYMKPGNPFGGSCLPKDVSALNCFAAENGLILPLLDSVIPSNRAHTDQLRALVSAGGRGTVLILGLSFKKDTDDLRNSPMVALAEGLLSDGRDVKIFDPHLSARDLVGANLAQITRRMPHLTKLLVSDIAGELRIADVIVAAQPVVPLDTLRDNVGHDATVIDINGWDGLDSLPCIYKGLCW; via the coding sequence ATGAAAATATGTATATTTGGTCTAGGATATGTCGGTTCAGTAACAGCAGCTTGCCTAACAGAGCGAGGACATCACGTCATCGGTGTCGACCCACAATTGGAAAAGGTAAATGCGATTAATAGCGGCAGATCGCCGATTGTGGAGCCCTTTTTAGAAGAGCTACTTGCTGCAGCGAAAAGTGCCAAACGCCTTTCGGCGACGAGCGATGTTCAATCAGCCATAGCAGCAACCGATGTCTCCATCGTATGTGTAGGCACGCCATCACTGGAATCTGGCGGACTCGATCTAAGGTTTGTGCGCCAAGTTTGTCGCGAAATCGCAGATGCTTTGATTCACAAAGATACGCCACACTTACTCCTTCTGCGTAGCACAATGCTTCCGGGAAGTACGCGAAGCTTGCTTGAATCCACCCTTAAGCCCGTATTTGAAAAGGGAAATCTTGAACTTGTTTTTTGCCCTGAATTTCTACGTGAAGGATCTGCAGTTGTAGATTTTCGCAACCCCTCATTAACGGTACTTGGCTCGATGGATGGCTCAGAAGTTCCTTCTGCCGCGTCGTTGTTCGGAGAGTGTCAATGGCTTGCATGGGAGGGAGCAGAGTTGGTTAAATACGCCTGTAATTACTGGCATGCGCTTAAAGTTGGCTTTGCAAACGAAGTCGGTCGTGTTAGCAAAAGGATAGGAGTCGATGGCCGAGAATTAATGAAAATCGTGTGCTCTGACTCTGTACTCAATATTTCCAAATACTACATGAAGCCGGGAAATCCGTTTGGCGGTTCATGTCTGCCGAAAGACGTTTCAGCGCTTAATTGCTTTGCCGCTGAAAACGGTCTGATTCTGCCGTTGCTGGATTCGGTTATACCGTCAAATCGGGCGCATACCGACCAATTGCGTGCGCTAGTTTCAGCAGGTGGGCGTGGCACTGTTCTTATCCTCGGGCTATCATTTAAGAAAGATACCGACGACCTAAGAAACAGCCCGATGGTAGCGCTCGCTGAGGGTCTGTTGAGCGATGGCCGTGATGTAAAAATATTCGACCCCCATTTAAGTGCAAGAGATCTTGTGGGGGCTAATCTCGCACAAATCACCCGCCGGATGCCTCATCTAACAAAATTGCTTGTATCTGACATAGCCGGGGAACTCCGAATTGCTGATGTGATTGTAGCCGCTCAACCTGTCGTACCTCTAGACACCTTGCGCGATAATGTAGGCCATGACGCCACAGTCATCGACATAAATGGCTGGGATGGCCTAGATAGCCTGCCCTGCATATATAAAGGTCTTTGTTGGTAG
- a CDS encoding glycosyltransferase has product MCEYALHQGEALAAVAGVELQWQAPKGVSGPTGAQSFVPLPIPVTRPGRPRWQRLWDFLAWILATNLALDRAIAEQRPDAVLLPGWSEYFAPLWAWQLRRWRRRGVRFGAVIHDPVRSHQVGPLWWHRWSMAQAYSFLDVAFVHEPIKLETGSRCFPALQTVVIPHGIYHFGSARQSRLAARERLGLPGGKPVFLSFGHIRDGKNLDLFFQAMERFPEVHLIVAGKEQSSGQRPVAYYQQLAERLGVAARVRWEVRYIEENEVGLFFDAADFLLLTYSADFRSASGVLAAAAHFKKTVLASSGAGPLQNDVRAFALGEWVEPDSQRSLEVGLARLLASPLSPNWAGYCEAHSWERNAALVSQHLVADKAVQSGSAACKSTEAES; this is encoded by the coding sequence TTGTGTGAATACGCATTGCATCAAGGCGAAGCGCTGGCGGCGGTCGCAGGTGTCGAATTACAATGGCAAGCTCCAAAAGGTGTCTCCGGACCGACAGGAGCGCAGTCGTTTGTCCCCCTTCCCATACCGGTCACACGCCCCGGCCGCCCGCGCTGGCAGCGTTTATGGGATTTTCTTGCTTGGATTCTCGCCACAAACCTGGCCTTGGATCGGGCGATTGCGGAGCAACGTCCGGACGCAGTGTTGTTACCCGGTTGGTCGGAATACTTCGCGCCGCTGTGGGCATGGCAGTTGCGCCGGTGGCGTCGCAGGGGCGTGCGTTTCGGCGCCGTGATTCATGATCCGGTGCGGTCCCACCAGGTCGGTCCTCTCTGGTGGCATCGTTGGTCCATGGCGCAGGCTTATTCATTTCTGGATGTAGCTTTTGTACACGAGCCCATTAAACTTGAAACGGGATCCAGATGCTTTCCGGCTTTGCAGACCGTGGTGATACCGCACGGGATATATCATTTTGGGAGCGCTCGCCAATCACGCCTCGCAGCACGCGAGCGTTTGGGGCTGCCGGGGGGAAAGCCGGTTTTTCTGAGTTTCGGGCACATCCGTGATGGCAAGAATCTGGATCTTTTTTTTCAGGCGATGGAACGCTTTCCCGAAGTGCATCTGATTGTGGCGGGCAAGGAGCAATCGAGCGGGCAGCGGCCAGTGGCGTATTATCAGCAATTGGCAGAGCGGTTGGGAGTAGCCGCACGGGTCCGCTGGGAAGTGCGCTACATCGAGGAAAACGAAGTCGGGCTGTTTTTTGATGCGGCGGACTTCCTTTTGCTCACGTATTCTGCGGATTTCAGGTCCGCCAGCGGGGTGCTGGCGGCCGCGGCTCACTTTAAGAAGACCGTGCTTGCGTCTTCAGGCGCTGGTCCTCTGCAAAACGACGTGCGGGCCTTCGCCCTCGGCGAGTGGGTCGAACCGGACTCTCAACGAAGCTTGGAAGTCGGTCTTGCTCGCTTACTCGCGTCGCCGCTTTCACCGAATTGGGCGGGATATTGCGAGGCGCATTCATGGGAGCGGAATGCGGCTTTGGTTTCACAACATCTCGTAGCGGATAAGGCGGTTCAAAGCGGCAGCGCGGCGTGCAAATCAACAGAGGCGGAAAGTTAA
- a CDS encoding acyltransferase family protein, whose product MKKGLSPPKEYFPLLDLLRGPAALLVFLEHWRNLFFVDFVDLEQPGMLLKLFYLATGAGHQAVMVFFVLSGCVIAHVVFTSHQRSSWSEYRYLLARVTRLWVVLIPALLLTAFWDWAGMRNAGGGASIYDGTGFGHILSTPLAEVTSPGIFLGNLLFLQKVFVPTFGSNGPLWSISYEFIYYLVYPALITVRLASQTAIKRTGAALFALGLLAVAGGQIAAHFPVWLAGAGAYYLFRRRKIASPVALWSFGLGLVALAGVIATSRTGFDIPGIDWSWIICLITAVGVFFGLQAQLSPKTIRLVRPMYHLSAISYSLYLLHTPLFVFIASLFFRSNRDRWIPDLWHLAIATLIAVIVFGYCVLIWSFTERKTDRLRRWLVNVGVIKPVVVQTGTNSADG is encoded by the coding sequence ATGAAAAAGGGCCTTTCTCCGCCTAAGGAATATTTTCCGTTGCTGGATCTTTTGCGCGGTCCGGCGGCGTTACTGGTCTTTCTCGAACACTGGCGTAATTTATTCTTCGTTGACTTTGTCGACCTGGAACAGCCGGGGATGCTCCTTAAACTGTTTTATCTGGCGACCGGGGCGGGCCACCAGGCCGTCATGGTTTTCTTCGTATTGAGTGGCTGTGTGATTGCCCACGTCGTCTTTACTTCTCATCAGCGCTCGAGTTGGAGTGAATATCGCTACCTTCTGGCGCGCGTCACGAGACTTTGGGTGGTTTTGATTCCCGCGCTGTTACTCACCGCCTTTTGGGATTGGGCGGGAATGCGGAACGCGGGTGGCGGGGCGTCCATCTATGATGGGACAGGCTTCGGCCATATTCTTTCAACTCCGCTGGCGGAAGTGACTTCACCGGGGATATTCTTGGGTAATTTGTTGTTCTTACAGAAGGTGTTTGTCCCGACCTTTGGGTCAAACGGTCCGTTATGGTCAATTTCCTACGAGTTTATCTACTACTTGGTCTACCCCGCTTTGATTACGGTGAGGCTAGCCTCTCAAACTGCGATCAAACGCACGGGAGCAGCCTTATTTGCGCTGGGCCTATTGGCGGTGGCGGGCGGGCAAATTGCGGCTCATTTTCCGGTCTGGCTGGCGGGAGCGGGAGCCTACTATTTATTTAGGCGGCGGAAAATTGCATCGCCGGTCGCATTGTGGAGCTTTGGGCTTGGTTTGGTCGCGTTGGCGGGAGTTATTGCGACCAGCAGGACGGGGTTTGACATTCCCGGGATTGATTGGTCGTGGATCATTTGTTTGATCACGGCCGTGGGCGTATTCTTCGGATTGCAGGCGCAACTTTCCCCGAAGACGATCCGCCTCGTGCGTCCGATGTATCATCTATCGGCGATCTCATATTCCTTATATCTTTTACACACGCCTCTTTTTGTTTTTATAGCCTCGCTCTTTTTTCGTTCCAATCGCGATAGGTGGATTCCGGACTTGTGGCATCTAGCCATAGCGACGTTGATCGCGGTGATCGTTTTCGGTTACTGTGTTTTGATTTGGAGTTTCACCGAACGTAAAACGGATAGGTTGCGTCGCTGGTTGGTGAATGTCGGCGTGATCAAACCTGTTGTCGTCCAAACGGGAACGAACTCTGCCGACGGATGA